GAGCTTTCAATTGAATTCCATCTTTGGCAACACCATCAAGAGTGGTGCGGCCGTGTCGAGGATCCGGGCAGTCAATCACCTTAGGATCGACACTTGTTCGCACAGCTTCCAGGACATCGCGACCAGCGAGGTCAATTGCAGAAGCAGTATCCCAGTCGAGATCAATGCGGGCACGATGGGCAGCAATCAGGGCTCGAACCACTCTCTGTACGTTTCCGCCGGCCAGATAGTGAGCTTCGAGAGCAGATGTGGAAATGCTTGAAATCCCAGCCTGAACCGCGCTGATTTTGGCGTCAACGATGGTGTTGGGATTCACTTTCCGCAGAGACATGAAGATCAGTGTAAACGGACCAATTCGGGCACGCGTCACGAATGCGCGCAACCACAAATTGAAGTACTTCCCGAACATGAAGACGAGAATGAAGCCCAGCAAAACGATGAAGAACACACCAATCATCGCTGCAATCGCCCACGGATCGGGGCCCTTTTGTGCGAGCACAGGGATGTTGACAAGTGCCAGATTCTTCACGTTTGTCTCCGTCACTGATGGAAATTCTTGGTGAGTTGGTCCGCCAATTGTAAGTTTGGCGATCGAAATTGC
This DNA window, taken from Thalassoglobus sp. JC818, encodes the following:
- the floA gene encoding flotillin-like protein FloA (flotillin-like protein involved in membrane lipid rafts); translated protein: MIGVFFIVLLGFILVFMFGKYFNLWLRAFVTRARIGPFTLIFMSLRKVNPNTIVDAKISAVQAGISSISTSALEAHYLAGGNVQRVVRALIAAHRARIDLDWDTASAIDLAGRDVLEAVRTSVDPKVIDCPDPRHGRTTLDGVAKDGIQLKARARVTVRTNLGQLVGGATEETVIARVGEGIVSAIGSSETHKVVLANPALIAQTVLRKSLDSQTAYEIVSIDIADIDVGDNVGARLQADQAEADMRVARARAEERRAEAVALEQEMQARTQENRAKVVLAEAEIPKAMADAYQKGSLRAVQP